One part of the Candidatus Aquiluna sp. UB-MaderosW2red genome encodes these proteins:
- a CDS encoding ribose-phosphate diphosphokinase — protein sequence MAIEKTASKQLVIASGRAHQALAQEVADILDTELVPVTAYDFANGETFVRYERSVRGVDAFIIQAHPNPINHWLMEHLLMIDAMKRASAKRITVVAPFFPYARQDKKHKGREPISARLVADLYRAAGATRLMSVDLHSPQIQGFFDGPVDHLWALPLLADHIAATFGTENLMVVSPDSGRVRVADIWADRLGTSLAIVHKRRDPDRPNQVEVNEIVGDVSGRDCLLVDDMIDTGGTILAAAKALKANGAARVIVAATHGVLSPPAIERLSDPVIDSVVVTNTLPITPDKEFATLTVLSIAPLIAKAIAAVFYDDSVNSLFPGHA from the coding sequence ATGGCAATCGAAAAGACTGCTAGCAAGCAACTGGTCATCGCATCGGGTAGGGCTCATCAAGCACTTGCCCAAGAGGTAGCCGATATTCTGGACACCGAGCTGGTGCCGGTTACCGCATACGACTTTGCTAACGGGGAAACCTTTGTTAGGTATGAAAGAAGCGTCCGCGGAGTTGACGCCTTTATCATTCAAGCTCACCCCAACCCGATCAACCACTGGCTCATGGAGCACCTTCTCATGATTGATGCCATGAAGCGAGCAAGCGCCAAGCGCATCACCGTTGTCGCACCATTTTTCCCTTACGCGCGTCAAGACAAAAAGCACAAGGGTCGCGAGCCAATATCTGCGCGGCTCGTAGCGGATTTATACCGTGCCGCTGGCGCCACCAGGCTGATGTCGGTAGACCTACACTCGCCACAGATTCAGGGTTTCTTCGACGGTCCGGTGGACCACCTGTGGGCATTGCCGTTATTGGCAGACCACATTGCCGCAACCTTTGGAACCGAAAACCTAATGGTGGTTTCTCCAGATTCGGGTCGAGTTCGAGTGGCAGATATTTGGGCCGATCGTCTCGGCACTTCGCTCGCCATTGTTCACAAGCGCCGTGATCCAGATCGCCCAAACCAGGTTGAAGTCAACGAGATTGTGGGAGATGTCTCTGGTCGAGATTGCTTATTGGTGGATGACATGATCGACACTGGTGGAACAATTCTGGCGGCAGCTAAGGCCCTCAAGGCCAATGGTGCTGCAAGGGTGATTGTGGCAGCCACGCACGGTGTCTTATCTCCTCCAGCCATCGAAAGACTAAGTGATCCGGTAATTGACTCGGTGGTAGTTACTAACACCTTGCCGATTACCCCGGATAAAGAATTTGCAACTCTGACTGTTTTATCCATTGCACCGCTGATCGCCAAGGCCATCGCCGCGGTGTTTTACGATGATTCTGTTAACTCGTTGTTTCCCGGGCACGCATAA
- a CDS encoding APC family permease: protein MKKLLSLKDAVFIGLAAMLGAGVFVVFGPALDAAGTLLPLAIVIAAGVAYLNAKSISQLAAKVTRSGGAYSYARHYIGPAWGFLAGAAFMIGKIGSAAAISLIFANYLTPDYPILTSVLALALMAIVNSLGVNRTAFGSTVLASITLVFLGLLIISSFFAPDSRAPVAPGTLGGALTASALIFFAFAGYARVATLGSEVSKSSKNVPLAINISLGIVLLIYLSLGFLALNKLGGDGVGSLTPLRDLAAISLPEPWSDWVFVFAAVACLGSLLALLAGISRTAAIMAEDAELPKILQTRLKNGAPWVAELMVALFAAVLVLSSGVVFSIGVSSFCVLTYYSIANFAAFRQPRSETDRPKVWNLIGLLLCLGIGVAVPFQALVVGATLMLLALLLRKLGSIRRN from the coding sequence GTGAAAAAACTCCTCAGCCTGAAGGATGCCGTCTTTATCGGGCTGGCTGCGATGCTCGGTGCCGGTGTTTTTGTAGTTTTTGGCCCAGCTCTTGATGCTGCAGGAACCTTGTTGCCGCTGGCGATTGTGATAGCAGCCGGTGTGGCTTACCTCAATGCAAAAAGCATCTCCCAACTCGCTGCCAAGGTGACGCGCTCGGGCGGGGCATATTCTTATGCGCGGCATTACATTGGACCGGCCTGGGGTTTTCTAGCTGGGGCAGCTTTTATGATTGGAAAAATTGGCTCGGCCGCTGCTATTTCGCTGATTTTTGCAAATTATCTGACCCCCGATTATCCGATTCTCACTTCGGTTTTAGCCCTTGCCCTGATGGCAATTGTCAACAGCCTCGGAGTGAATCGAACAGCATTTGGCAGCACGGTGCTTGCAAGTATCACCCTGGTGTTTTTGGGCCTCTTGATTATCTCTTCCTTTTTTGCACCAGACTCCAGGGCTCCGGTGGCTCCGGGCACCCTTGGAGGAGCGCTGACAGCCAGCGCTTTGATATTTTTTGCTTTTGCCGGCTACGCTCGGGTCGCAACACTGGGCTCAGAGGTTAGTAAGAGTTCTAAGAATGTGCCTCTTGCCATCAATATCTCACTGGGCATCGTGCTTTTGATTTATTTGTCACTTGGTTTTTTGGCGTTGAATAAACTCGGGGGCGATGGCGTGGGGAGCCTAACGCCGCTTCGCGATTTGGCGGCCATCTCCCTGCCCGAACCCTGGTCAGATTGGGTATTCGTGTTTGCCGCTGTGGCCTGTCTGGGTTCTTTATTGGCCCTGCTGGCTGGAATTAGTCGCACCGCCGCAATCATGGCCGAGGATGCCGAGCTTCCAAAGATCTTGCAGACTCGTTTGAAGAATGGGGCTCCATGGGTGGCGGAACTTATGGTGGCCCTGTTCGCTGCGGTGTTGGTTCTCAGCTCGGGAGTGGTTTTTAGCATTGGGGTCTCTTCTTTTTGTGTGTTGACCTATTATTCGATTGCAAATTTTGCTGCATTTAGGCAACCTAGGTCTGAAACCGATAGGCCCAAGGTCTGGAATTTGATTGGGCTGTTGCTATGTTTGGGGATTGGCGTGGCCGTGCCCTTTCAAGCGCTTGTAGTGGGCGCGACACTTATGCTGCTGGCTCTCTTGCTCAGGAAACTCGGCTCCATACGGCGAAATTAA
- a CDS encoding aldehyde dehydrogenase family protein — protein MERTLKLGTDFSTIYAKARAVAPEAFDESSIRNLIGGEWQVLGSVVSHVTPVDQSEIVGPSMLSLDQTVTAVKKAAQMDKDWAKVALDERKSRVAKAVELLREHRNLLAQLLIWEIGKPWKLACADVDRCIEGVQWYLEEIDRQMAGRTPLTGPVSNIASWNYPLSVLVHAELVQLLAGNAVIAKTPTQGGFHALTLSHALMARAGLPVTLVSGSGAELAPALVSSPELGAMAFVGGRNNGRSAASSLRSLAKRHILEQEGLNSWGIWDYSNWDELSAHLSKGFEYAKQRCTAYPRYVVQRELFPEFLEMYLGVVKGLKFGHPLAVENPEDDYPELHFGPVISAKKASELGEAFSEAVSRGGVPLYAGSLSSGSFLEGQDISAYVAPKTVLEPPKSWSIHHSEPFGPLDSVVLADTEAEFIAAMNVSNGNLVSSVASDDLGFADRVKDESQAFKFGVNKPRSRGDKAEVFGGLGASWRGCFVGGDLLVESVTEGPGQLYGNFSDGSRYPVDV, from the coding sequence ATGGAAAGAACCTTAAAACTCGGTACAGATTTTTCTACCATTTACGCAAAGGCGCGGGCTGTTGCCCCGGAGGCGTTCGATGAAAGCTCGATTAGGAACCTTATCGGCGGTGAATGGCAGGTATTGGGATCCGTTGTTTCCCATGTCACTCCAGTGGATCAATCGGAGATTGTCGGACCTTCGATGCTCAGTCTTGACCAAACGGTCACCGCCGTGAAAAAAGCCGCTCAGATGGATAAAGACTGGGCCAAAGTCGCGCTGGATGAAAGAAAATCTCGAGTGGCCAAAGCGGTTGAACTTCTCAGAGAGCACCGCAATTTGTTGGCCCAGTTATTGATTTGGGAGATTGGCAAGCCTTGGAAACTGGCTTGCGCAGACGTGGATCGCTGCATCGAAGGCGTGCAATGGTACCTAGAAGAAATTGACCGCCAGATGGCCGGCCGAACCCCGCTAACGGGCCCTGTTTCAAATATCGCAAGCTGGAACTACCCTCTCAGCGTTCTGGTGCATGCCGAACTGGTCCAGCTCTTGGCCGGTAATGCGGTTATCGCAAAGACTCCGACTCAGGGTGGTTTTCACGCCCTGACACTCTCGCACGCACTGATGGCCAGAGCCGGCCTCCCGGTGACCCTGGTGTCCGGCTCGGGCGCCGAACTAGCGCCGGCTCTGGTGAGTTCCCCGGAGCTTGGAGCAATGGCTTTTGTGGGAGGAAGAAATAACGGTCGATCCGCCGCAAGTTCGCTGCGGTCGCTAGCCAAGCGTCACATCCTCGAGCAAGAGGGGCTGAATTCCTGGGGGATTTGGGATTATTCGAATTGGGATGAGCTCTCGGCTCACCTGAGTAAGGGTTTTGAGTATGCCAAGCAGCGCTGCACCGCATACCCGCGATACGTGGTTCAGCGCGAGCTATTTCCCGAATTTTTAGAAATGTATTTGGGGGTTGTCAAGGGCCTCAAGTTCGGCCACCCTTTGGCGGTGGAGAACCCCGAAGACGATTACCCAGAGCTGCACTTTGGGCCGGTGATCAGTGCCAAAAAAGCGAGTGAGTTGGGCGAAGCTTTTAGTGAAGCTGTCTCTCGCGGTGGGGTTCCTTTATACGCTGGCAGCCTAAGTTCGGGAAGCTTTCTAGAAGGCCAAGATATCTCCGCTTACGTTGCTCCTAAGACCGTGTTGGAGCCACCAAAATCATGGTCAATTCACCATTCAGAACCTTTTGGACCGCTGGACTCGGTTGTTTTGGCAGACACAGAGGCCGAATTCATCGCCGCAATGAACGTATCAAATGGAAATTTGGTGAGTTCAGTGGCAAGTGATGATTTGGGGTTTGCGGATCGAGTAAAAGACGAGTCTCAAGCTTTTAAGTTTGGAGTGAATAAGCCAAGGTCTAGAGGAGACAAGGCGGAGGTCTTCGGTGGTCTAGGAGCAAGCTGGCGTGGCTGCTTTGTTGGCGGCGACCTCTTGGTTGAGTCGGTTACTGAGGGCCCGGGGCAGCTTTACGGCAACTTCTCGGACGGTTCTAGATATCCGGTGGATGTTTAG
- a CDS encoding 50S ribosomal protein L25/general stress protein Ctc, which produces MSEIQITAEVREKFGKGAARKLRAAGHTPAVIYGHGNATRHISLPAHQVALALRKKNALLELSIEGKTELVLVKSASKDPVTQIIEHVDLVMVTKGEKVNVEVPVHVIGEAMSGTIVDLEHKSVKLEAEATHIPAFVELHISKDNPAGHHYLVGELVVPKGAVLELAASELLASVVETKGGAASDTEVVAEVTDAATPAAE; this is translated from the coding sequence ATGTCTGAAATTCAAATCACCGCCGAAGTTCGTGAGAAATTCGGCAAGGGCGCGGCTCGTAAACTCCGCGCCGCTGGTCACACCCCAGCCGTAATTTACGGACACGGTAACGCCACTCGCCACATATCACTTCCCGCCCACCAGGTCGCCCTAGCGCTTCGAAAGAAGAACGCCCTTCTGGAATTGAGCATAGAAGGTAAGACTGAACTGGTCTTGGTGAAGAGTGCGTCCAAGGACCCGGTGACCCAGATCATTGAACACGTGGATCTAGTTATGGTCACCAAGGGCGAAAAGGTTAATGTTGAAGTTCCAGTGCACGTAATCGGCGAAGCTATGAGCGGCACAATCGTTGACCTTGAGCACAAGAGCGTCAAGCTCGAGGCCGAGGCCACTCATATCCCCGCGTTTGTTGAACTGCACATCTCCAAGGACAACCCGGCCGGCCACCACTACTTGGTTGGCGAGCTGGTTGTTCCAAAGGGTGCGGTTCTCGAGCTTGCCGCCAGCGAACTATTGGCTTCGGTCGTAGAGACTAAGGGCGGTGCCGCTAGTGATACAGAAGTTGTTGCAGAGGTTACTGACGCAGCCACCCCAGCAGCTGAATAA
- the pth gene encoding aminoacyl-tRNA hydrolase: MIQKLLQRLLTQPPQQLNNDSWLVVGLGNPGPNYQSNRHNIGQIVLDVLAKRLGTNFKSSRQQALCAEARIAPGKPKVILAKPTSFMNLSGSPISLLAKFYSIPMDRIIVVHDEIDIPFGDIRLKFSGGHAGHNGLRDIIAKLGNEFHRIRFGVGRPPGSQEVASFVLENFNSVERKELDVLCEIAADRVIELISA, from the coding sequence GTGATACAGAAGTTGTTGCAGAGGTTACTGACGCAGCCACCCCAGCAGCTGAATAACGATTCTTGGTTAGTAGTTGGGCTCGGTAATCCCGGGCCCAACTATCAATCCAACCGGCATAATATTGGCCAAATTGTGCTCGATGTATTGGCAAAGCGACTCGGTACAAATTTCAAATCATCTAGACAGCAAGCGCTTTGCGCCGAGGCAAGAATTGCCCCTGGCAAGCCGAAGGTGATTCTTGCCAAACCGACCAGCTTTATGAATCTCTCTGGCAGCCCAATAAGCCTGCTAGCTAAGTTCTACTCAATCCCGATGGATCGAATTATCGTGGTTCATGATGAAATTGATATTCCATTTGGTGACATTCGTTTGAAGTTTTCGGGCGGGCACGCTGGCCATAATGGCCTGAGAGACATAATCGCCAAATTGGGAAACGAGTTTCATAGAATCCGATTCGGGGTCGGTAGGCCCCCGGGATCTCAAGAGGTTGCGAGCTTTGTGCTGGAAAACTTCAACTCTGTGGAGCGCAAAGAATTGGATGTTTTGTGCGAGATTGCCGCCGACAGGGTAATCGAGTTAATAAGCGCCTAA
- the mfd gene encoding transcription-repair coupling factor produces MTLRPVLKALGQSHPLLNLKIKKRGLTKLFAPEKASSFAVAQLLSKVTEPLVVITATSRQAESLALVVKELVDSVELIEFPAWETLPHERLSPSAEVVGLRLRALHRMIELRDTTPKHPVMILMSVRAALQPVVGGLEDHPPFVLERGKDYLLPELALKLIELAYERVDMVERRGQFAIRGGILDCFPTTNQHALRLEFFGDELEDIREFSVSDQRSIASQIDSIELYAARELLITPEVASIARQMVHEFPAISTLLEKIANGIPAEGMESLAPVLSSKMGSISEYFPKETKIVVLELEKVSARAKSLSDTNEEFLHAAWDAAISGSEAPIDLSAGGFYDLDIVLKDLSRSHALIQIGSLQNEGAVDLGLRDVPRFSQENPGVDWLLDLKDQGYQTLLVANGHGTAERIVEILTEAKVPAVLTEVVGELTDQHVTVTVGNLVAGFVASQSKQLVMTDSEFFGVAPTYASPTERKLARRRGPQVDPLALKQGDYVVHEIHGIGRFTKLVQRSSGGSQRQHLREYLVIEYAPPKRGYPTDTLFVPTDQLDMLTRYVGGEAPVLNKMGGTDWARVKGNARKAVRKIAIDLVKLYSARMKSRGFAFSPDTPWQKELEEAFFFQETPDQLTTIDEVKRDMEKEIPMDRLLAGDVGYGKTEVAVRAAFKAIQDGKQVVMLVPTTLLVKQHFDTFSARYAGFPVTIKPLSRFQSAAETKETLRGLENGGVDMVIGTHRLLSGQVKFKDLGLVIIDEEQRFGVEHKEKLKDLKHNVDVLAMSATPIPRTLEMAVTGIREMSTLATAPEERHPILTYIGGYSQKQVAAAIRRELIREGQVFFVHNRVASIDRVAAELRELIPEARIAVAHGQMPEHLLEQVVDDFWERKFDVLVSTTIIETGIDIPNANTLIVDRAENYGLSQLHQIRGRVGRSKERGYAYFFYDPTKPLGETAFDRLSTIATNTELGSGMQVAMKDLEIRGAGNLLGGEQSGHIAGVGFDLYLRMIGEAVSEFKGEVIASPAELKLELPIDAHIPATYVDSERLRLEAYHKLSSESGAGSDKNRLDLILAELEDRYGKAPEPVKNLLAVTHLRQQASRLGLKDVNLLGLQAKFAPVELSDSELVALTHRLKGAKYLQSAKLLSITSPTSPEGEPLRDIEVIDWIWQVFQIVFGDKNGKA; encoded by the coding sequence GTGACCCTCCGCCCCGTTCTAAAGGCATTGGGCCAGTCGCACCCGCTTTTGAACCTAAAAATCAAAAAGCGAGGGTTAACGAAACTCTTTGCGCCAGAAAAAGCCTCCAGTTTCGCGGTTGCTCAACTCTTATCAAAAGTCACAGAGCCCCTAGTGGTGATAACTGCCACCTCAAGGCAGGCGGAGTCTTTGGCTCTGGTGGTAAAGGAGCTGGTTGACTCGGTTGAGCTAATCGAGTTTCCAGCCTGGGAGACCCTTCCGCACGAGAGGCTAAGCCCCTCGGCCGAAGTTGTGGGCCTAAGACTTCGGGCGCTTCATCGAATGATTGAACTCAGAGACACCACCCCGAAACATCCGGTAATGATTTTGATGTCGGTTCGGGCCGCTTTGCAACCGGTAGTTGGTGGCCTTGAAGATCACCCACCCTTTGTCTTAGAACGCGGCAAAGATTATTTATTACCCGAACTTGCTCTAAAGCTGATTGAGCTCGCCTATGAGCGAGTTGACATGGTGGAGCGCCGCGGCCAATTTGCCATCCGAGGCGGAATTCTGGATTGTTTTCCAACTACTAATCAGCACGCCCTGAGACTCGAGTTTTTTGGTGATGAGCTCGAGGACATCCGGGAGTTCTCGGTTTCTGACCAGCGCTCCATCGCATCTCAAATTGATTCGATTGAGCTTTATGCAGCAAGGGAGCTTCTGATAACCCCCGAAGTGGCCTCAATTGCCCGACAGATGGTGCACGAGTTTCCTGCGATATCAACGCTATTGGAAAAGATTGCGAACGGCATTCCCGCTGAGGGGATGGAGTCCCTTGCTCCCGTCTTATCTTCAAAGATGGGCTCGATTTCAGAGTATTTTCCCAAAGAAACCAAGATTGTGGTTTTGGAGCTCGAAAAGGTTTCTGCGAGGGCAAAATCCCTGAGTGATACCAATGAGGAGTTTCTTCATGCGGCATGGGACGCCGCAATATCCGGGTCAGAGGCTCCGATTGATTTGAGTGCCGGGGGGTTTTACGACCTTGATATCGTTCTGAAAGATTTATCCAGGAGCCACGCCCTAATCCAAATCGGGTCCTTACAAAATGAGGGAGCGGTTGATTTGGGGCTTAGAGACGTGCCGCGCTTCAGCCAAGAGAACCCGGGGGTCGATTGGCTTTTGGATTTAAAGGATCAGGGTTATCAGACGCTGCTGGTTGCAAATGGTCATGGGACAGCGGAGCGGATTGTTGAAATTCTGACCGAAGCCAAGGTTCCGGCGGTATTGACCGAGGTCGTGGGCGAGCTTACGGATCAGCACGTCACAGTCACAGTCGGCAACCTGGTTGCCGGGTTTGTGGCTAGTCAAAGCAAGCAGCTGGTGATGACCGACAGCGAGTTTTTCGGAGTCGCTCCAACTTACGCTTCGCCAACCGAGCGAAAACTGGCCAGAAGACGTGGCCCACAAGTCGATCCGCTTGCTCTAAAACAGGGCGATTATGTGGTGCACGAGATTCATGGCATTGGAAGATTTACCAAGTTGGTGCAGCGCTCATCTGGTGGTTCACAGCGCCAGCACCTGAGGGAATATTTGGTGATTGAATACGCTCCTCCAAAACGTGGATACCCCACCGACACTCTTTTCGTGCCCACCGACCAGCTGGACATGCTCACTCGGTATGTCGGTGGTGAGGCCCCCGTGCTTAATAAAATGGGCGGCACCGACTGGGCCCGGGTGAAGGGCAATGCCCGCAAAGCGGTCCGCAAGATTGCAATTGACCTAGTGAAGCTTTACTCGGCGCGCATGAAGAGTAGGGGATTCGCATTTAGCCCCGATACCCCCTGGCAAAAAGAGCTAGAAGAAGCGTTCTTTTTTCAAGAGACTCCGGATCAGCTCACCACCATAGACGAGGTCAAGCGGGATATGGAAAAGGAGATTCCAATGGACCGGCTATTGGCCGGCGATGTTGGATACGGTAAGACCGAGGTGGCGGTAAGAGCGGCTTTCAAGGCTATTCAAGATGGCAAGCAGGTCGTGATGCTGGTTCCCACGACCCTTTTGGTCAAGCAGCACTTCGATACTTTTTCTGCGCGCTACGCCGGATTCCCCGTCACGATAAAGCCGCTTTCAAGATTCCAAAGCGCCGCCGAAACTAAAGAGACCCTACGCGGATTGGAAAATGGCGGGGTCGACATGGTTATCGGAACCCACCGATTGCTATCTGGGCAGGTGAAATTCAAGGACCTAGGCCTCGTGATTATCGATGAAGAGCAACGCTTTGGAGTGGAACACAAAGAAAAACTCAAGGACCTAAAGCACAACGTAGATGTTCTGGCCATGAGCGCAACTCCGATTCCGCGCACCCTGGAGATGGCGGTCACCGGCATCCGAGAGATGTCCACCCTCGCCACTGCTCCTGAGGAACGACACCCAATCCTGACTTATATCGGGGGCTACAGCCAGAAGCAGGTAGCAGCAGCAATTAGGCGAGAGTTGATTCGAGAGGGTCAGGTGTTTTTTGTTCACAATCGAGTTGCAAGCATCGATAGGGTGGCGGCTGAGTTACGAGAGCTGATTCCCGAGGCCAGAATCGCGGTGGCCCACGGTCAGATGCCAGAGCATCTGCTGGAGCAGGTGGTAGATGACTTCTGGGAGCGCAAATTCGATGTTTTGGTTTCGACCACGATCATTGAGACTGGAATTGATATTCCAAACGCCAACACTTTGATTGTCGATCGTGCCGAGAACTATGGGCTCAGCCAGCTGCACCAAATTCGCGGTCGAGTGGGCCGCTCGAAGGAACGCGGCTACGCTTACTTTTTTTATGACCCAACAAAACCGCTTGGGGAAACCGCATTCGATCGGCTCTCCACCATCGCCACTAACACGGAGCTCGGAAGCGGCATGCAGGTTGCGATGAAGGATCTAGAGATTCGAGGCGCTGGAAACCTTTTGGGTGGCGAGCAGTCCGGGCACATTGCAGGAGTCGGTTTTGACCTTTACTTGCGCATGATTGGCGAAGCGGTAAGCGAATTCAAGGGCGAGGTAATCGCATCACCAGCCGAACTAAAGCTAGAGCTGCCGATTGATGCCCATATTCCAGCCACCTACGTGGATAGCGAGCGACTAAGGCTCGAGGCGTATCACAAACTCTCAAGTGAGTCAGGGGCAGGGTCGGATAAAAACCGCCTCGATTTGATTCTTGCCGAATTGGAAGATCGCTACGGCAAGGCTCCTGAGCCGGTGAAGAATCTTTTGGCAGTAACTCATCTTCGACAGCAAGCATCAAGACTTGGTCTGAAAGATGTGAACCTCTTGGGCTTGCAGGCAAAGTTTGCTCCGGTGGAATTGAGCGATAGCGAATTAGTGGCCTTGACCCATCGACTCAAGGGTGCAAAGTACTTGCAAAGCGCAAAGTTGCTGAGCATAACTTCACCGACATCACCCGAAGGTGAACCGCTTCGAGATATCGAAGTGATTGACTGGATATGGCAAGTGTTTCAAATCGTGTTTGGGGATAAAAATGGAAAAGCTTAA
- a CDS encoding MazG family protein: MEKLKSLIQTAHQLRAPGGCPWDAEQDHRSLVQYLLEETYELIDAIESGSRAEVLEELGDVLYQVIFHSDLASEGTLGEPFDLEDVAEYMEKKMRSRHPHVFGSDQEIARFKAETGDDVMQHWEGHKKKEKPDRTSILDGIPQAMPALALANKVMNKAEKIGILEKSEHPAIPMESEDDLGKLLLAIVASARSAGLDPERALREATKELQVEIRAFELNPDNDAGVIGLAD, translated from the coding sequence ATGGAAAAGCTTAAATCTTTAATTCAGACTGCTCACCAGTTGCGAGCCCCGGGGGGTTGCCCCTGGGATGCCGAACAAGACCACCGCTCTTTGGTGCAATACCTCTTAGAAGAAACCTACGAGCTGATCGACGCGATTGAGTCGGGTTCGCGTGCGGAGGTGCTCGAGGAGCTCGGTGATGTTTTATACCAAGTGATTTTCCATAGCGATCTAGCTTCCGAAGGAACTCTGGGCGAACCTTTTGATTTGGAGGATGTCGCTGAATATATGGAAAAAAAGATGCGTTCGCGCCATCCCCATGTCTTCGGGTCAGATCAAGAGATCGCTAGGTTCAAAGCGGAGACCGGTGATGATGTCATGCAGCACTGGGAGGGGCATAAGAAAAAAGAAAAGCCGGATCGCACCTCGATATTGGACGGCATTCCGCAGGCAATGCCCGCCCTGGCATTAGCCAATAAGGTCATGAACAAGGCTGAGAAGATCGGAATTCTAGAAAAATCTGAGCACCCGGCAATCCCGATGGAATCTGAGGATGACCTAGGTAAATTGCTGCTGGCCATTGTCGCCAGCGCCAGAAGTGCAGGCTTGGATCCAGAGCGAGCCCTTCGGGAAGCCACTAAGGAGTTACAGGTCGAAATTCGCGCATTTGAGCTCAACCCGGACAACGACGCCGGAGTCATTGGCCTTGCCGACTAA
- a CDS encoding TetR/AcrR family transcriptional regulator: MPDTNDKARRGRPVTTDPIQVGLTALRLFQERGIDNVTMDEVALEAGISRSNLFRVFPSKSAVIWGTMHKFTQDLAQKLKEDTETSIITHLHNSWTRTLEDVGDERMETMRLRLRLIASSPEVSGWGHAQLEEARSVIENEILRLDDSNPMRAKVVSSAMISASMAILTWWAQNNDPRSPAQVLDEGFSDFEAVFN, from the coding sequence ATGCCAGACACCAATGACAAAGCCCGCCGAGGTAGACCGGTAACAACTGACCCGATTCAGGTGGGTCTCACAGCGTTGCGACTATTCCAGGAGCGCGGCATCGATAACGTGACAATGGATGAGGTGGCCCTCGAGGCGGGCATTTCGCGCTCCAACCTATTCCGAGTCTTCCCCTCAAAATCAGCCGTTATTTGGGGCACAATGCACAAATTTACTCAAGACTTAGCCCAGAAGCTCAAAGAAGATACCGAGACCTCGATCATTACCCACCTGCACAACTCTTGGACCAGAACCCTCGAAGATGTAGGTGATGAGCGCATGGAAACAATGAGACTCAGGTTGCGCTTGATCGCCTCCTCCCCCGAAGTCTCCGGCTGGGGTCATGCTCAGCTTGAGGAAGCTCGATCGGTAATAGAAAATGAGATTTTGCGACTCGATGACTCAAACCCGATGCGGGCCAAGGTAGTCTCCAGCGCGATGATTTCGGCCTCTATGGCGATTCTTACCTGGTGGGCACAAAACAACGATCCAAGAAGCCCGGCTCAGGTTTTGGATGAGGGCTTTAGTGACTTTGAGGCAGTCTTTAACTAA